GTTGCCATTGCTGCCTGTGATACCTTCAGAGCAGCAGCGGTAGAGCAATTGGCCGAGTGGAGTATTCGTTCAAACGCGATGTTGTTCACGGGTGAGATGGAAGCAGATCCGGCCAGTGTTGCATATTCAGCTATGCAGCAAGCAATGGCTGCTAATATTGATATTTTATTTATTGATACTGCTGGTAGATTACATAATTATCAAAATTTGATGGATGAACTTAGTAAAATTGTTAGAGTATTAAAAAAAATTGATGTTGTTGCTCCTCATCATTGTTTATTAGTAATTGATGGCACTACTGGCCAGAATGTTTTTAATCAGGTAGAACAATTTACTGCTATTGCCGGTGTTACTGGCTTAATTATTACTAAACTGGATGGTACCGCCAAAGCAGGTGCTATTGTTGGAATAGTAAAAAAATTTGCATTACCGGTACATTTTATTGGAGTTGGCGAAAAAATTGATGATCTCAAGCAGTTTGATCATCTAGATTTTGCTAGAACATTAGTGGGTATTCAATAATATTGATACAACACTATCCTATTTGCGTTGTTATAATTACATTTTAATACAAAAACATTGACATATTTCCAGTTTGGTTATAATACTGTCATCTTGCACACACAATGTCATCCCGAGCTTGTTTCGGGATCTCATCAGGACTTCATAAGATCTCGAAACAAGTTCGAGATGACCATACGCGTCAAGTTAAGGAAAAGAGACACAGGAACAGTCTTGTGCTTTGGCAAACACACCCAACCTCGTCATTGCTAGGCGTTGTCGAAGCAATCCAGTAAAACACATGTATCATTCTTGGATTGCTTCGACCATAAGTGGTCTCGCAATGACTGGGGGGAGAGGTTCAGCTCAGACGATCAATTTCAACTTATCCAAACTTGATGCGTATGGGGATAACATTGTGCGTTCAGGAGATAGCGTGTATTCGGGATCATTGAGGCATATAGAGACAGCTCTTGAGCTGTGGATTACTTGTATTAAAATAAATCTAGAAATTTAGACACAATATTGCTATGTCCCAGTGCTAAGATAACTTCTATGGCAATTAAAATAACTATAGTGATTTCTAGTCTAGAGGAGTGTTTATTATTAAGTTCATTAGATAATATATTGTAGAGTTCCTGGATCATATTGAGGCGGTGAGTTAAAATATTCTGTCGCACTTGAATATCCTGGAACTCGGCCGTCATAAGATATAAAGGTTCATAGCTTGGGCGACGCCAGAAAAATTCTGGCGTATCTAAGATATCGCTATGTAGATTAATTGAATATCGTTCATTAAACAAGATTCCAATCTGCTTTGATATTTCTTTTTTTGACAAGGAGACACTACCGGTGTTAGCTAATTCCTGTTGAATTGGAGCGGTATTATTTAACAGTGTGCTTACAGATTTTTCTAATACATTTAATTTTACTGATTGTGCTAAAGCATGTGAGATAGATAGTTTTATAAATTCTGACTGATCTCCTAGAATAATTTCATTTTTTTCTTCATCAATAAAAGTTTTTTCTGCTTCCTTATTATAATCAAAATAAATAAAATCAGAAGTTGGATTGTTGAGTTTTTCTACTTCAAAACCTAAAAGCTCTTGCAAAATCGCTTTTTCCTGAATTTCATCACCACCCCAAATAGTTACACATCCAAAAGGAAAGAAAAAAATATCAATATGATTGGCTCCTTTCCGGTTCTCTTTTTGTGCGTATATTACGTCATCAAAATGTTTAGGTTCGAGCCCATTATTATTTAGGTACTCAACTAAATCACTAATCTTATAATCAGAAGCTGTACAGTAAGACGAACATCGCATAATTTTATTTAGTTTTTTATTTAGCAAACTATAGTAGTTTGGATTATAGTGTAGCTATAAAACTGATTAAGTCAATACTAACATATGTATGAAATTTTAACTAACCGCTCAGTACTTGAAATTGCTGGTATTGATGCAGGTAAATTGTTACAGAATTTGATAACCAACGACCTAACTGCTAATGATTATTGCTATACTTATATGCTCAATAATCAAGGTAGATATTTATTTGATTTTTTTATAATCAAACTGTCATCAGAAAAGTTTTTAATAGATATTAGTCAAACAATATCAGCACAATTTATTGAAAAACTACTGATGTATAAACTACGAGCAAAAGTGGAATGTTTTGATTTGAGTGACCAGTATAGTATAATATATTCTAAAAATAAACCGGAATTTACTACAATATTTTCATCACAGGATCCTAGATATCAACAACTAGGAGTACGATCAATAGTAAATAAAGCAGTAAAATTTGTTTCAGAATCACAGCCCGATTTATATTTAAATGATAAGTATAATTTTGCGATACCTGATGGTGATATTGACTTAATTCATGCCAAATCAATTCCTGTGGAATATGGAGCTGAAGAACTTGGTGCTATAAGTTATGATAAAGGTTGTTATATTGGTCAGGAAGTGATATCTCGTACTAAGTACCAGGGAACAATTCGTAAAAAAATATTTAAAATTTATGCCAAAACTGACTTAAGTGATAAATTAAAAACAAATGAAATTGTTGGTGGCTCCAAGGTCATTGGTAGGGTTTGTTCAACCTATAAAACTCAAGGTCTGGCATTAATCAGAGAAGAAAACTATTTTGCATGTAGCAATGAACTAATTACAGTAGATGATATAGAAATAACATTATCAATACCAGAGTGGCGGTGAAATCAATATAAGGGAATAAATACGATCATGAGATTATTAATAGTTGGCGATATAAATAGTGAAATAAAAAAAGCAATAGACTTAGCTCAAGCAAGAAAGGTACAGGTAATGATGGTTGGTAATGTAGAAGCAGCCTTGGATTTTGTACGAGAAGGCAAGGGTGCTGATCTAGTGTTGATAGATAGTAAATATGATCTTGGATTATTAATAAAATCTATGCATCAGGAACATATTTCAACTCCAGTAATTGCTTATGGAGTTGATTGTTCTCCTAAAGTCGCGGTTGCCGCAATTAAAGCCGGAGCAAAGGAATTTTTACCTTTGCCACCTGATGAAAAATTAATTGCTGCAATTTTTACAGCAATTTCTGATAATACCAGACCACTTATTGGAGCATCGGCTGCGATTCAAGAAGTAATTGCTATTGCTGATAAAATTGCGCCGACTGATGCCAATATATTAATTACCGGAAAATCTGGAACTGGTAAGGAAGTATTTGCACATTACATCCATGAACATAGTACTAGAGCGCAAAAATCATTCATTAGAGTAAATTGCGCAGCAATTCCAGAAAATTTATTAGAATCAGAATTATTTGGCCATGAGAAAGGTGCTTTTACCGGAGCTATAGCTAGGAGAATAGGTAAGTTTGAGGAATCTAGCGGTGGCACCTTATTATTAGACGAAATTAGTGAAATGGATATTAAGCTGCAAGCAAAATTATTGAGAGCAATTCAGGAACAAGAGATAGATAGAGTAGGGGGTACTGGTCCAATTAAGGTAGATCTTAGGATTATTGCCACTTCCAATCGTAATTTACCGGAAGAGATCGCAAATGGTACTTTTAGAGAAGATTTGTACTTCCGCTTGAATATTATTAATATTGAATTGCCAAAATTATCAGAACGCAAAGAAGATATTATAGTGCTAAGTAATAATTTTGTTAACAAATATGCTAATAATAATAAACTAGCCGTAAAACCACTATCTAAATCAGCTATAGATAAAATGATAAATTATTCCTGGCCCGGTAATGTCAGAGAACTTGAGAATGTAATACATCGAGCTGTACTATTATCAAATGGCGAGGAAATTCAAGCTGAAGATATATATTTAAAAAGTGAAAGTTTTGTTGGTAAAAAAATTGTTGATGTAGAGAAAGAGCTTATAGTTAATACGGTAGGTTATTGTTTGGGTGATCTTACTAATGCAGCAAATATACTAGGAATTTCTATTAGTACACTTAAAGAAAAATTAGAATTATATACTAAGAGCCTGTCTTGAAATTGTATCTAAGAGATAATTTTGTCTAAAAAGTTTATTGACTACTAATTAGAAAATACATACACTTATAGTTGTAATTATAAAATTATTACAACTATAAGTTATTGTAGGTGGTCAATATGAAAAATATAAAGGAAGTTTCTGAGCCAATATCGCCTAAACATCAATCACTGGCTAAACTCAAGTCTACAGACACAAATACAGACGACACACAACAATTATCCCCCAAAAAATCAATTGAAGATGTTATCAGCATCAACACAAAAACTGCCGAAGTAATCACCGCCTATAATGGTTTAGGTATTAGTAGTAAAATACCACCAAAAGATATTCATATTCTTTGCAAAATTCCTGTAGCGTTGCAGGAATTACACCAAAATATCAAAGAAAATCCCCGGGATATCAGCAATTATCTGCGTGCAAGCTATTTATATGGAGCTATGGGAGAGCGTACCAAAGCTCAAGGTTACGTAAAGCTAGCCAAACAGATTGATCCTGTGGCTATTAAGAATCCGGAGTTATTAAATCAGTTTCAGATGGAGTGTGTTAATACTCAACATATTTTGAATAGCTCTGAAAGATTGCTGGCCTATAACCCTGATGATGTAAATGCGCATTATGCTCGTGGCTTAGTAAATTATGGCATGACTGGTAGTAATCGGAATTATGCTGAAAGCTATAGTAGTTTCAAGCGAGTAATAACGCTAGATCCGTCATTTACGGCAGCTTATGCGTATCTGGCCAGTACTGCTAAGGCACTTGGTAATAAGGATGAAGCAATAGAATATTATAAGCAAGCAGTATCATTGAGACCAGATGATTTTGAATCATGTCGTGAATTGGTTGAATTATTAGCTGGTACTGAAGAAGAATCTGTGTATCAACAACAGGCAGATGCAGCACAGTTGCAGATGCAACAATTCAATATAGAACAACATATTTCACAGGAACAAGAAAGTAAAAGTAAGAAGGAAGATGTCGTAGCCAAAGCTGATTTAGCTGAACATATGGTAAATCCATATGAGCTGGAGGTAGAGCTGGATTCTTACCGAGAAAGAATTGCTGAGAGGGTGCAGGAACGCCTTGCATTATCAAGTTTTATTTCAGAACAGGATACGCAACTAGTAGAAAATATTACTCAGCGAGTTAAAGCAGAATATCCGGAGCTTGCAGAAGAAACACAAGAACGAATAGGGACGCTTGCATATTTTGCATATCAGCAATATCAACAGCAACCGGAAATTGCACCGCAACCGCAATTGGCAATGACACAAGTTGTAATGATGGGAGTTGCAACTCTAGAGTTTGGCACTTACCTGATCAATACGGCAATAACAGCAGCTGCAGCCTGGCAGCTTAGCAGTGGTGTTGAGCTGGACAAAATTGCTGCGGTTTTTCTTTCCTCAAATGAAAATGAGCATTATAATCAGATAATCCTGCAAAAGTGCAAACTTGAGCAAAACCAAGCTCCTCAAGTAAGTAAGTTCAAGGATTCAGCTATCTCCGGTATGCCTGATCCTGAGGATGAAGAGCACAAGGTAAGCCAAGAATCATTTAACCCAAGTAAGGAAGGAAATTTTGATAAAGTTGCAAGAGATAGTAGATATGGTAAGCTTT
The genomic region above belongs to Candidatus Trichorickettsia mobilis and contains:
- a CDS encoding RMD1 family protein — encoded protein: MSDLVEYLNNNGLEPKHFDDVIYAQKENRKGANHIDIFFFPFGCVTIWGGDEIQEKAILQELLGFEVEKLNNPTSDFIYFDYNKEAEKTFIDEEKNEIILGDQSEFIKLSISHALAQSVKLNVLEKSVSTLLNNTAPIQQELANTGSVSLSKKEISKQIGILFNERYSINLHSDILDTPEFFWRRPSYEPLYLMTAEFQDIQVRQNILTHRLNMIQELYNILSNELNNKHSSRLEITIVILIAIEVILALGHSNIVSKFLDLF
- a CDS encoding sigma-54 dependent transcriptional regulator is translated as MRLLIVGDINSEIKKAIDLAQARKVQVMMVGNVEAALDFVREGKGADLVLIDSKYDLGLLIKSMHQEHISTPVIAYGVDCSPKVAVAAIKAGAKEFLPLPPDEKLIAAIFTAISDNTRPLIGASAAIQEVIAIADKIAPTDANILITGKSGTGKEVFAHYIHEHSTRAQKSFIRVNCAAIPENLLESELFGHEKGAFTGAIARRIGKFEESSGGTLLLDEISEMDIKLQAKLLRAIQEQEIDRVGGTGPIKVDLRIIATSNRNLPEEIANGTFREDLYFRLNIINIELPKLSERKEDIIVLSNNFVNKYANNNKLAVKPLSKSAIDKMINYSWPGNVRELENVIHRAVLLSNGEEIQAEDIYLKSESFVGKKIVDVEKELIVNTVGYCLGDLTNAANILGISISTLKEKLELYTKSLS
- a CDS encoding folate-binding protein is translated as MYEILTNRSVLEIAGIDAGKLLQNLITNDLTANDYCYTYMLNNQGRYLFDFFIIKLSSEKFLIDISQTISAQFIEKLLMYKLRAKVECFDLSDQYSIIYSKNKPEFTTIFSSQDPRYQQLGVRSIVNKAVKFVSESQPDLYLNDKYNFAIPDGDIDLIHAKSIPVEYGAEELGAISYDKGCYIGQEVISRTKYQGTIRKKIFKIYAKTDLSDKLKTNEIVGGSKVIGRVCSTYKTQGLALIREENYFACSNELITVDDIEITLSIPEWR
- a CDS encoding tetratricopeptide repeat protein, which encodes MKNIKEVSEPISPKHQSLAKLKSTDTNTDDTQQLSPKKSIEDVISINTKTAEVITAYNGLGISSKIPPKDIHILCKIPVALQELHQNIKENPRDISNYLRASYLYGAMGERTKAQGYVKLAKQIDPVAIKNPELLNQFQMECVNTQHILNSSERLLAYNPDDVNAHYARGLVNYGMTGSNRNYAESYSSFKRVITLDPSFTAAYAYLASTAKALGNKDEAIEYYKQAVSLRPDDFESCRELVELLAGTEEESVYQQQADAAQLQMQQFNIEQHISQEQESKSKKEDVVAKADLAEHMVNPYELEVELDSYRERIAERVQERLALSSFISEQDTQLVENITQRVKAEYPELAEETQERIGTLAYFAYQQYQQQPEIAPQPQLAMTQVVMMGVATLEFGTYLINTAITAAAAWQLSSGVELDKIAAVFLSSNENEHYNQIILQKCKLEQNQAPQVSKFKDSAISGMPDPEDEEHKVSQESFNPSKEGNFDKVARDSRYGKLYRDIKNDKIWYSKERSGDRAHGGEHWKQFIERDGELQWNADIDMTGNVMSKYKSNVGRAIDMKNLIGIK
- the ftsY gene encoding signal recognition particle-docking protein FtsY; translation: MFNRIKQALINTSGKISSGIDNIFFKKKLDDNSLNELEELLIAADMGSAVAALLIQRLKMTKFDKDITVELIKEKLAEEISNILAVSNNIFTCDNTGLNVILVCGVNGSGKTTTIGKLAASYVQSGKKVAIAACDTFRAAAVEQLAEWSIRSNAMLFTGEMEADPASVAYSAMQQAMAANIDILFIDTAGRLHNYQNLMDELSKIVRVLKKIDVVAPHHCLLVIDGTTGQNVFNQVEQFTAIAGVTGLIITKLDGTAKAGAIVGIVKKFALPVHFIGVGEKIDDLKQFDHLDFARTLVGIQ